The following proteins are co-located in the Xiphophorus maculatus strain JP 163 A chromosome 24, X_maculatus-5.0-male, whole genome shotgun sequence genome:
- the LOC102233264 gene encoding solute carrier family 15 member 1-like has protein sequence MGDKEKKTGKKKSVTIFGYPLSIFFIVVNEFCERFSYYGMRAVLVLYFKYFLKWDDDFSTTIYHTFVALCYLSPILGAIIADSWLGKFKTIVYLSIVYTAGQVIMAVGAINDITDGNKDGTPDNMTFHIALSMVGLLLIALGTGGIKPCVAAFGGDQFNEDQEKQRSTFFSIFYLSINAGSLLSTIITPILRAQKCGIHTQQQCYPLAFGVPAALMVVSLIVFIVGSGMYNKTAPSGNIMVKVCKCIFFAIMNRFHNRSSQIPKREHWLDWAEEKYDKLLIAQVKMVLKVLFLYIPLPMFWALFDQQGSRWTLQATTMDGNFGLMVIQPDQMQTVNPILILIMVPVMDFIIYPLISKCKLNFTPLRKITVGMFLAGLAFVAAALVQLQIDATLPDFPSSTEQQAKFINMVNRSIDITAGKYAFQLQTLQGNEEYYTYNLPFDLTIDSGPTETIRLPGGTRNTIVIVEEAGRMTNIKFGDVVAKPEEGANAIRFFNGFGMTLNITVGEEGFGNIVSKNMSTYVDVPQGTAEFVIKNAAGSTCAFKREFGFGSSYTFIIPPTFILEENCEEHIKEVEDIKANSIHMAWQIPQYFLMTSGEVVFSVTGLEFSYSQAPSNMKAVLQAGWLLTVAVGNIIVLIVAEAATLPDQWAEYVLFAALLVLVCIIFAIMAYFYTYIDPVQIEADFANLEPEDEKKKNLEMTKKDMVENHDEKKRRSSNEGKIVQTNF, from the exons CTGTACTGGTTTTGTACTTCAAGTACTTCCTGAAGTGGGATGATGATTTTTCCACAACCATCTACCACACCTTTGTGGCTCTCTGCTACCTGAGCCCCATCCTGGGCGCCATCATTGCTGACTCGTGGCTCGGAAAGTTCAA GACCATTGTTTACCTGTCCATTGTCTACACGGCGGGGCAGGTCATCATGGCCGTAGGTGCAATAAATGACATCACAGATGGAAACAAGGACGGCACCCCCGACAACATGACCTTCCACAT AGCTCTGTCCATGGTGGGCTTACTGCTCATTGCTCTGGGAACCGGAGGCATCAAACCTTGTGTGGCTGCCTTTGGAGGGGACCAGTTTAACGAAGATCAG gagaagcagagaagcaCCTTCTTCTCCATCTTCTACCTGTCCATCAATGCCGGCAGCCTGCTGTCCACTATCATCACCCCCATCCTCAGAG CTCAGAAATGTGGGATTCACACTCAGCAGCAGTGCTACCCTCTGGCCTTCGGGGTCCCTGCTGCTCTCATGGTGGTCTCTCTGA TCGTCTTCATCGTTGGAAGTGGTATGTACAACAAAACGGCACCTTCAGGAAACATCATGGTGAAAGTCTGCAAATGCATCTTT tttgccatcATGAACCGGTTTCACAATCGATCTTCCCAGATCCCGAAGAGGGAACACTGGCTGGACTGGGCCGAGGAGAAATATGAC AAACTCCTGATTGCCCAGGTGAAGATGGTGTTGAAGGTTCTGTTCCTTTACATCCCCTTGCCCATGTTCTGGGCTCTCTTTGACCAACAG GGTTCAAGATGGACACTCCAGGCCACCACGATGGACGGTAACTTT GGTTTGATGGTAATCCAGCCTGACCAAATGCAG ACTGTCAACCCCATCCTGATTCTGATCATGGTCCCCGTCATGGACTTCATAATCTACCCACTCATTTCTAAATGCAAACTAAACTTCAC TCCTTTAAGGAAGATCACTGTGGGGATGTTCCTCGCAGGACTTGCGTTTGTGGCTGCTGCCCTGGTTCAGCTACAGATTGAT GCAACCCTCCCTGATTTCCCATCGAGCACTGAGCAGCAAGCTAAGTTCATCAACATGGTTAACCGATCCATAGATATCACTGCTGGAAAGTATGCTTTCCAATTGCAGACTTTACAG GGGAACGAGGAGTATTATACATATAATTTGCCATTTGACCTGACAATAGATTCTGGTCCCACTGAAACGATCAGATTACCAGGTGGCACTCGCAACACTATTGTCATTGTTGAAGAAGCAGGCAGAATGACAAATATAAAG TTTGGCGATGTTGTTGCAAAGCCGGAGGAGGGAGCTAACGCCATCAG attttttaatggttttggCATGACTTTGAACATAACAGTGGGTGAGGAAGGTTTTGGGAACATCGTTAGCAAGAACATGTCCACATACGTTGATGTGCCACAAGGAAC GGCAGAATTCGTCATCAAAAATGCTGCTGGAAGTACATGTGCCTTCAAGCGAGAATTTGGCTTTGGCAGTTCTTACACTTTCATCATCCCACCAACCTTCATActtgaagaaaat TGTGAAGAGCACATCAAGGAGGTAGAGGACATCAAGGCCAACTCCATCCACATGGCCTGGCAGATTCCTCAGTACTTCCTTATGACATCAGGAGAGGTGGTGTTCTCCGTCACAGGATTGGAGTTCTCATATTCGCAG GCTCCCTCCAACATGAAGGCAGTGCTGCAGGCTGGTTGGCTGTTAACGGTTGCAGTAGGAAACATCATTGTGCTGATTGTTGCAGAGGCTGCCACACTTCCAGATCAG TGGGCTGAATACGTTCTGTTCGCTGCCTTGCTGGTGTTGGTGTGCATCATCTTTGCCATCATGGCCTACTTCTACACATACATCGATCCGGTACAGATAGAGGCTGATTTTGCGAACTTGGAGCCTGAagatgagaagaagaagaacttaGAAATGACCAAGAAGGACATGGTTGAGAACCATGACgagaaaaagaggaggagcTCCAATGAGGGCAAAATTGTGCAGACCAACTTCTAA